The DNA segment TGCGGCACTGGCCACGGCGGCCCGCACGCCACGGGCCGACACCCTCGCCGCCACGCTCGGCGGGCTGACCCAGCCGCTCACCCTCGTCGTCGATCACCTGCACCGGCTGAGCGCGCCAGAGGCGTGGCATGACCTCGAAACGCTGTTGTGCTCGTTGCCGCCGAACCTGCGCCTGGTGTTGAGTACGCGGGAGCGGCCCCCGCTCGCCGTGCACCGCCTGCACGTCGCGGGCAGGCTGCGCGACATCGGTGCGGCCGAGCTGGCGCTGACCCGGGCGGAAACCGTCACGGTGTTGCGCAACCACGGCGTCACGCTGCCGGAGGCGGATCTCGGCTTCCTGGTGGCGCTCACCGAGGGCTGGCCGGTCGGCGTGCGGCTCGCGGCAGAGGCACTCGGCGGTGCGGCCGATCACGCCGCGGCTCTCGCCGCGTTCGCGGGAACGGACCCAGCGCTCGCCGAGTATTTCCGTGGCGAGGTGCTGAGCGGTTTCACCGGTTCCCAGCGCGAGATTCTGTTGCGCACCAGCGGGTGTGAGCGGTTCACGCCCGAACTGGCGAGCGAGCTCACCGGCGCCGACGACATCGGTGGCGATCTCGGCCGGCTGCGCGGGGCGGGTGCGCTGACCATCGAGTACGGAGCCGGTGGTCCCTGGTTGCGCCAGCACCCGTTGACCAGAACCTGGCTGGCAGCGGAGTTCGCGAGCGGTTCGCCCCCGGCGTCGAGGAGAGCGGAGCGGGTTTCGGCGATCTGGTTCTCCGCCAACGGAAAACCGTTGACGGCGCTGCGGCACGCGGTCCGTTCTCGTGACACCGATCTCGTCGCCGATCTCGTCGTCAGGCACGGGCCCGGTCTCGTGCTGTCGGGGCACATGGCCGCGCTGCACGATGTGCTGCCCTCGCCGCCTCCTTCGCCGGCCGCGAGTCCGTGCGTCGGCCTGACCCTCGCGATCGCCGGGCTCGCGCTCGGCGACCGCAGGGCCGCCGAGACGGTGCTGGCGAGGCTGGGGCTCAACCGTCACGCGGCCACCTCGGGCACGGCGTCACGGCCGCCCGTGAACGAGGACGAGCAGGGACTCGCCCGCATTGCCATGGCCCACAGGGCCCGGTTGACCGGACGCTGGGTGCCGCAGGTCGCTCAGCTCGACCTGCACGTGGATGGGCTCCGTTCCCACGACCTGTACCTGCTGGGGCTCGTCAACAGGGGCACCGCGCTGCTGTGGCTCGGCGACTACGGCGCGGCGGAGGAGGACCTGGCCAACGCACTGCACCTCGCGAGGCTCGGCGGGTACCGCTACGCGGTGCTGCACTGCCTCGCCCACCTGGCCGCGTCCACCGGAGCGCGGGGTGACCTGCCCGCGCTGCACCGCGCGGCGGAAGAAGCGCTGCGCTACGCCACGGACACCGGTCTGGACACGACTCCCTCGGCGTGCACCGCCTACGTCGCCTCGGCGTGGGCCGCTTTCGAACGCGCCGACGACACCGCGGCATCGGCCTACGCCGAACTCGCCGCGCGCACGCTGAGCCCGGCCAACGACAGGATGATCGCGCTGGCAACCGGCTCCATGTCCGCGCTCGCCACGGCAGGCACCGATCCGTGCGAAGCGCTGCGGAGATTGCGCGAACACTGGAACACGGTGCGGAAGGAGGAAACGGTCCAGCCCGCGCTGGTGGCGTGGGCGTCGGGGGTGGAGCACCGGCTCGCGCTCAGGCTCGGCAGGCTTGAGTGGGCGACGGAGGCCGAGCACCGGGCGGCCGAGTGGCTCGGGCCGGGAGGGGAGAGCGAACTGCTGCGCGCCAAGGCGCTGTTCCATCAGGGACGCCTCTCGGCGGCGAAAGCGCACCTCGACCGGATCGTGACCGGTGAGGCCGCCGGCACGTTCTTCGGTACGGGAATCGAGGCCCGGCTGCTGCTTGCCGTGCTCGCGCTGCGGTTGCGGGATCCGCAGGAGGCGCACGGACGGCTGCTCGCGTCACTTGAGCTCGCGGCCGCGCATGGCGCGTTACGGCCCTTCCGCGAACACGGAACGGCGGTGCGCGAGCTGATCGCCGCCGGTGCGGGCAGGCTCGGTTCCGTGCGGGACTTCGCCGACGAGGTGCTCGCGGTTTTGCCACCCGAGTCCGTGGCACCGTCGGCCGAACTCACGCCGAGGGAACTGGCTCTGCTGAGAGAGTTGCAGTCACTGGGCACGGTCGCCGACATCGCGGCCGAACTGTTCGTCTCCGCCAACACGGTCAAGACCCATCTGCGCAACATCTACCGCAAACTCGGCGTCGCCTCCCGCAGGGAAGCCGTCGTCACCGCGCGTCGCATCGGGCTGCTGTGAAAGCCGCGTTCGGCGGGACAGGTTCGTCCGTTC comes from the Prauserella marina genome and includes:
- a CDS encoding LuxR C-terminal-related transcriptional regulator; translation: MRFTALPPPRGHVRRARLSRLLDEWESGGTPRVALLCAPPGYGKSTMLADWLGDRRRTCPPGRTALVSVLDGDNDPRALNAALATAARTPRADTLAATLGGLTQPLTLVVDHLHRLSAPEAWHDLETLLCSLPPNLRLVLSTRERPPLAVHRLHVAGRLRDIGAAELALTRAETVTVLRNHGVTLPEADLGFLVALTEGWPVGVRLAAEALGGAADHAAALAAFAGTDPALAEYFRGEVLSGFTGSQREILLRTSGCERFTPELASELTGADDIGGDLGRLRGAGALTIEYGAGGPWLRQHPLTRTWLAAEFASGSPPASRRAERVSAIWFSANGKPLTALRHAVRSRDTDLVADLVVRHGPGLVLSGHMAALHDVLPSPPPSPAASPCVGLTLAIAGLALGDRRAAETVLARLGLNRHAATSGTASRPPVNEDEQGLARIAMAHRARLTGRWVPQVAQLDLHVDGLRSHDLYLLGLVNRGTALLWLGDYGAAEEDLANALHLARLGGYRYAVLHCLAHLAASTGARGDLPALHRAAEEALRYATDTGLDTTPSACTAYVASAWAAFERADDTAASAYAELAARTLSPANDRMIALATGSMSALATAGTDPCEALRRLREHWNTVRKEETVQPALVAWASGVEHRLALRLGRLEWATEAEHRAAEWLGPGGESELLRAKALFHQGRLSAAKAHLDRIVTGEAAGTFFGTGIEARLLLAVLALRLRDPQEAHGRLLASLELAAAHGALRPFREHGTAVRELIAAGAGRLGSVRDFADEVLAVLPPESVAPSAELTPRELALLRELQSLGTVADIAAELFVSANTVKTHLRNIYRKLGVASRREAVVTARRIGLL